A window from Citrus sinensis cultivar Valencia sweet orange chromosome 3, DVS_A1.0, whole genome shotgun sequence encodes these proteins:
- the LOC102607705 gene encoding uncharacterized protein LOC102607705: MPYCEVVGGKEQSAAPDAALNDNGIKIFYRTYGRGPTKVILITGLAGTHDAWGPQLKGLAGTDKPNDDDETILQDSVESGDGGAGIEVCAFDNRGMGRSSVPVKKTEYTTKIMAKDVIALMDHLGWKQAHVFGHSMGAMIACKLAAMVPERVLSLALLNVTGGGFQCCPKLDLQTLSIAIRFFRAKTPEKRAAVDLDTHYSQEYLEEYVGSSTRRAILYQEYVKGISATGMQSNYGFDGQIHACWMHKMTQKDIQTIRSAGFLVSVIHGRRDVIAQICYARRLAEKLYPVARMIDLPGGHLVSHERTEEVNQALIDLIKASEKKISPQDWTNLPQTSSGVLAKGMSFVRTSSGQRSYVSGPLEKLRLYLLYLCGLFLLAFEYVRRLLQSLKPVRVRASPTSASMQ; the protein is encoded by the exons ATGCCGTACTGCGAGGTGGTGGGCGGCAAGGAGCAAAGCGCCGCCCCGGACGCGGCGCTGAACGACAATGGGATCAAGATTTTCTACAGAACGTACGGCCGCGGGCCCACCAAAGTCATCCTCATTACAG GATTGGCTGGAACACACGATGCGTGGGGCCCGCAACTAAAGGGATTGGCTGGCACAGATAAGCCCAACGACGATGATGAAACCATACTTCAGGATTCAGTTGAGAGCGGCGATGGTGGCGCAGGAATCGAGGTTTGTGCATTTGATAATCGGGGCATGGGTCGGAGCTCCGTGCCGGTTAAGAAGACCGAGTACAC GACAAAAATAATGGCAAAAGATGTGATTGCTTTGATGGATCATTTGGGCTGGAAGCAGGCCCATGTTTTTGGGCACTCAATGG GGGCTATGATAGCTTGCAAATTAGCAGCTATGGTGCCGGAGAGAGTTCTGTCATTGGCTTTACTGAATGTAACTGGTGGAGGTTTTCAATGTTGTCCTAAG CTTGATCTCCAGACATTATCAATTGCAATCCGTTTCTTTAGGGCAAAAACCCCAGAGAAAAGGGCAGCAGTGGACTTGGACACTCATTATTCACAG GAATATCTTGAAGAATATGTTGGATCTTCTACTAGAAGAGCAATTTTATATCAA GAATATGTAAAAGGTATATCAGCAACTGGAATGCAGTCTAATTATGGTTTTGATGGTCAAATCCATGCCTGCTGGATGCATAAAATGACACAAAAAGACATTCAAACCATTCGTTCAGCTGGATTTCTTGTGTCAGTGATTCATGGCAG GCGTGATGTCATTGCACAAATCTGTTACGCAAGGAGACTAGCAGAGAAGCTGTACCCTGTTGCTAGAATGATAGATCTTCCTGGAGGACATCTTGTAAGTCATGAGAGGACAGAAGAG GTCAATCAAGCTCTCATTGACTTGATCAAGGCATCTGAAAAGAAGATAAGCCCGCAGGATTGGACTAATCTGCCCCAGACAAGTTCTG GGGTTTTGGCGAAAGGGATgtcatttgtaagaacaaGTTCGGGACAAAGAAGCTATGTTTCAGGCCCACTAGAGAAGCTACGACTTTATCTATTATACCTCTGTGGCCTCTTCTTGTTAGCATTTGAGTATGTGAGAAGGCTTCTACAGAGTCTAAAACCGGTTAGAGTGCGAGCCTCTCCCACTTCAGCCAGCATGCAGTGA